Proteins encoded together in one Syntrophorhabdaceae bacterium window:
- the rsmI gene encoding 16S rRNA (cytidine(1402)-2'-O)-methyltransferase, which produces MDLNGILYVVATPIGNLKDITLRAIEVLGEVDFVVAESSARALKLLNHLAIRKSIVSINSYNEERKASQIAQRLRKGARCALITSAGTPGVSDPGNYVVRACYEEGVEVKAVPGPSAAVGAVSISGLFADRFLFFGFMPQKKGKQKKILKELVALPYPMVFYESPRRIKGTLETIREVFGNRQAVIFKEMTKVHEKTVRGSIDAILESLPEDWVKGEFTIIVEGSKKEVVRDNGGLPDIGRGIC; this is translated from the coding sequence ATGGATTTAAACGGAATTCTTTATGTAGTTGCCACCCCTATAGGGAATTTGAAGGACATTACTCTTCGGGCTATAGAGGTCTTGGGAGAGGTCGATTTCGTTGTGGCTGAAAGCAGCGCCCGGGCATTGAAACTCCTCAATCATCTTGCAATCAGAAAATCGATAGTATCGATCAACAGCTACAATGAGGAACGAAAAGCTAGCCAGATCGCGCAGCGGTTAAGAAAGGGCGCACGATGCGCCTTGATAACGAGCGCCGGCACGCCCGGCGTGTCAGACCCCGGAAATTATGTTGTCAGGGCCTGCTACGAAGAGGGCGTCGAGGTGAAAGCGGTGCCTGGCCCCTCGGCGGCCGTGGGAGCGGTTTCCATTTCGGGTCTATTTGCGGATCGATTCTTGTTCTTTGGCTTTATGCCGCAGAAAAAAGGTAAACAGAAGAAGATATTGAAAGAACTCGTCGCATTACCGTATCCAATGGTGTTCTACGAATCGCCGAGAAGGATTAAGGGGACGCTTGAGACTATTCGCGAAGTTTTTGGCAACAGGCAGGCTGTGATCTTCAAAGAGATGACCAAGGTCCACGAGAAGACTGTGAGAGGTAGCATAGATGCCATCCTCGAATCCTTGCCCGAAGACTGGGTCAAGGGGGAATTTACCATCATCGTTGAGGGAAGTAAGAAAGAAGTGGTTCGGGATAATGGCGGGCTGCCGGATATTGGGCGAGGGATTTGCTGA